A genomic region of Anaerolineales bacterium contains the following coding sequences:
- a CDS encoding PPOX class F420-dependent oxidoreductase: MDFTAAEIAYIRSQHLARIGTASAQGVPDVAAVAFDFDGEVFYISGYRNQATRKYRNTRANPRASLVIDDLASLQPWRPRSIKIDGSVDFVHRQGYAGEKEYLRITPLKKRSWGLE; the protein is encoded by the coding sequence ATGGACTTCACCGCCGCAGAAATTGCATATATTCGTAGCCAACACCTGGCGCGTATTGGCACAGCATCGGCGCAAGGCGTGCCCGATGTGGCCGCAGTGGCCTTTGATTTTGATGGTGAAGTCTTCTACATCAGCGGCTATCGCAATCAGGCCACGCGCAAGTATCGCAACACGCGTGCCAATCCGCGGGCTTCGTTAGTCATCGACGATCTGGCCAGCCTGCAACCGTGGCGGCCGCGCAGCATCAAGATCGATGGCTCTGTAGATTTTGTGCATCGCCAGGGGTATGCTGGTGAGAAGGAGTATCTGCGTATCACTCCGCTTAAGAAACGTTCCTGGGGGCTGGAGTAA
- a CDS encoding recombinase family protein yields MSEIVISPGWASYLRVSDEDKQTPERSFAFQRKHIQDSLLASSNVEFKREYCDMLTGTSPNRADYQQMLSDAQAGKFSHLGLYRADRFGRNAVEGLQAATKLISWGVKVRVANMPTLQPETPDGFFMFLLQMGLAQREVDVLRERTRDGMEAKMRMGGWPNKAPFGYVNKEKLVSSNKYDRWVEQDPNSIQVLKDAWDFLLTGRYTLDQICEELTQRGYTTYSGRPWAWNDPKTGRREYAANRLHKILHNPFYAGWVTSKRFGIVAGEVRGSWEAIITPNQFQKGVDILRKNGSEKSYERKNFYLLRGLLWAEVGGERYKLHGSTPSGRSQSYSYYITHAKPGGTSLHIPSKLVDGQMVDLLQGIEIDADLIPEIRKIYVQEVQQFTNQDRDKQVADMRQRLSQLKEEEARLGRLLITGKITEEAYDQLRLEWQEKLRNVELGLAEMERDAKVHLDDLDLAIGLLRELVDYYFWLEDKQKSTLLQILFKRLIVDEKGRLVDYELNSPFVYLRSLADRFGPPSEPSSGSVQVREGALLERECALWAHSLSSLGSSYSVVPSDEIPRIGIGTHPRRHIPSPAREFLLRCAE; encoded by the coding sequence CGAACCGCGCAGACTATCAGCAGATGCTGAGCGATGCCCAGGCTGGGAAGTTCTCCCACTTGGGTCTGTATCGGGCAGACCGCTTTGGCCGCAATGCAGTGGAGGGACTGCAAGCGGCCACTAAGCTGATTAGCTGGGGTGTCAAGGTTCGGGTAGCTAATATGCCCACCCTCCAGCCGGAAACTCCGGATGGCTTCTTCATGTTCCTGTTGCAGATGGGCTTAGCGCAGCGAGAAGTGGATGTGTTGCGTGAACGCACCCGGGATGGGATGGAAGCCAAGATGCGTATGGGCGGCTGGCCTAACAAAGCTCCCTTTGGTTATGTCAACAAAGAGAAGCTAGTTTCCAGTAACAAGTATGACCGCTGGGTGGAGCAAGACCCCAACAGTATCCAAGTGTTGAAGGATGCTTGGGATTTTCTGCTCACTGGCCGCTATACGCTGGACCAGATATGCGAAGAACTCACCCAGCGCGGCTACACAACCTACAGCGGCCGTCCCTGGGCCTGGAATGACCCTAAAACGGGCCGCAGGGAATATGCGGCCAACCGCCTGCACAAAATCCTGCACAACCCGTTCTATGCAGGCTGGGTCACTTCAAAGCGTTTTGGGATCGTCGCTGGTGAAGTTCGAGGCTCCTGGGAGGCAATTATCACGCCCAACCAATTCCAGAAGGGCGTAGATATTCTCAGGAAGAACGGCTCCGAGAAATCCTACGAGCGCAAGAACTTCTACCTGCTGCGTGGCCTACTCTGGGCAGAAGTCGGTGGTGAACGCTACAAGTTGCACGGCTCCACACCGAGCGGGCGTTCACAGAGCTACTCCTACTACATCACCCATGCCAAGCCAGGCGGCACCAGCCTGCACATCCCTTCCAAGCTGGTGGATGGGCAGATGGTGGATTTGCTGCAAGGCATTGAAATAGACGCGGACTTGATTCCAGAAATCCGCAAGATCTATGTTCAAGAAGTCCAGCAGTTCACCAACCAGGATAGGGACAAGCAGGTGGCCGACATGCGCCAGCGGCTGTCTCAGCTCAAAGAGGAAGAGGCGCGGCTGGGTCGCTTGCTTATCACAGGCAAGATCACGGAAGAAGCCTATGACCAGCTGCGCCTGGAATGGCAGGAAAAGCTGCGGAATGTAGAGCTTGGTTTGGCAGAGATGGAGCGGGATGCCAAGGTTCACCTTGACGATCTGGACTTGGCCATTGGGCTGCTAAGGGAGTTGGTGGATTACTACTTCTGGCTGGAGGACAAGCAGAAGAGCACCTTGCTTCAAATTCTGTTCAAGCGGCTGATAGTTGACGAGAAGGGCCGCCTGGTAGACTATGAGTTGAACTCGCCTTTCGTGTATCTGCGCTCCCTGGCTGACCGTTTCGGGCCGCCCTCGGAGCCTTCAAGCGGTTCGGTACAAGTCCGCGAAGGGGCATTACTGGAGAGGGAATGTGCCCTTTGGGCACATTCCCTCTCCAGTTTAGGGAGTTCCTACTCGGTTGTGCCGAGTGACGAAATTCCACGCATTGGAATCGGTACACATCCGCGAAGGCACATTCCCTCTCCAGCTAGGGAGTTCCTACTTCGCTGCGCCGAGTGA